tggacagctgaagactagaaaaacgtagcctggtctgatgaacctTGATTTCTGGTGAGGCACACTGATAGTAGGATCAGGATTTagcaccaacagcatgaatccatgaacccaacctgccttgtgtcatcagcccaggctggtggaggtggtataatggtgtggggaatgttgggGATTTTTTGGCACACCTTGGGCTCATTAATATCAATCAATCATTGAtttgaatgccacagcctatttgagtattgttgttGACCAAGTGCATCCCTTCATGaccacaatttaccatcttctaatggTTGAATCTAGCATGATAATACATcctgtcacaaagcaaaagtcgtCTCAGACTGGTTCCATGAATATAACAATGCTcaatgttcttcagtggccttcccagtcactggATCTCGATCCAGTAgtacacctttgggatgtggtagaacggGAGATTTGCAGCATGAAAGTGGACCTTAAAATCTGCAGGAACTatgtgatgcagtcatgtcaacatggaccagaatctcaaagaaaTGTTTCCATCATCTTGTacaaaagtctaaagtccttcccacaccatagggcagcactgatctccgtttctgtagccctctgcctctcgcctattacatagctagggttacagtggggagttggtcctctggtaaccacgagagtttgactccccactcacatctgtattgcagcgtgccttgccagatggcagtaggtactactttttttttttccttaattatggtctttggtatgacccgaccacaaatAGAACTTGTGACCTCctaatcgagaggtggacacgctaaccactaggccaactcacggtagtATTAtaatagtgttcctaataaagtgctctgtGTGTATATTGTAGTTCAAGCTAGGAAAATAAGAGACTGCCAAATGAAGTTGAATGGGGTCTAAACATAGAATTGACCTTCTCGTTTGAAACAAGTTTGACGTTGTCTTCAGGAATTCAGTTTAATTGAATGTTGGTTCCGTTATTGCTGTAATAATAAGACACTTGAAACTCTCCTGTTGCTTTATAAAGAAAGCCAACAAAGTAGATTACGCATTATGATGTTTCCATTAATTAGAAATTAAACCTATCAAAGTGCTCCAATGTTAGTGATTTTGAGAACAAAAGTATATAATTAGGAATGCTTGATTAGCATCTACCCGTCCATCATCTATACCACTTAGCCATCAGGGTCACGGgggaactggagccaatcccagctgactttgggcatgaagtggggtacactctgggcagATCGCTAATCCATCACAGGGCTaaaatggagacaaacaaccattctcatTCACACttgcgggcaatttagagtagccagctgaccaaatccgcatgtctttggactgtgggaggaaatcagaGTACTTGGAAGAAAtccgcacaaggagaacatgtggagtccacacagaaaggccacactCAGCCACTAAGTTAACTctagttgtgaggcaacagtgcactgCACCACCATGACAACCCTGATCGGcattactggtgtgtgtgtgtgtgttttgttttgttttgttttttaaagcagtGGGcaacagccctgcgataacctggcgacttgtccagggtgtaccccgcttctcgcccatagtcagctgggataggctccagcttgcctgcgaccctgtagaacagaataagcggctacagataatgggtggatgggtcAACAGGTTTCTTTAGTAGTCATCATTCAGCTCGTCTttcccaaaatattttttttgtagtTAGTGaatgtaaaggttttttttttttttgaagaacatTCCTCTTCTGAAATAAACAAAtccaatatacaaccccaattccaaaaaagttgggacaaagtacaaattgtaaataaaaacggaatgcaataatttacaaatctcaaaaactgatattgtattcacaatagaacacagacaacatatcaaatgtcgaaagtgagacattttgaaatttcatgccaaatattagctcatttgaaatttcatgacagcaacacatctcaaaaaagttgggacaggggcaataagaggctggaaaagttaaaggtacaaaaaaggaacagctggaggaccaaattgcaactcattaggtcaattggcaataggtcattaacatgactgggtataaaaagagcatcttggagtggcagcggctctcagaagtaaagatgggaagaggatcaccaatccccctaattctgcaccgacaaatagtggagcagtatcagaaaggagttcgacagtgtaaaattgcaaagagtttgaacatatcatcatctacagtgcataatatcatcaaaagattcagagaatctggaagaatctctgtgcgtaagggtcaaggctggaaaaccatactgggtgcccgtgatcttcgggcccttagacggcactgcatcacatacaggcatgcttctgtattggaaatcacaaaatgggctcaggaatatttccagagaacattatctgagaacacaattcaccgtgccagccgccgttgccagctaaaactctatagttcaaagaagaagccgtatctaaacatgatccagaagcgcagacgtcttctctgggccaaggctcatttaaaatggactgtggcaaagtggaaaactgttctgtggtcagacaaatcaaaatttgaagttctttatggaaatcagggacgccgtgtcattcagactaaagaggagaaggacgacccaagttgttatcagcgctcagttcagaagcctgcatctctgatgttatggggttgcgttagtgcgtgtggcatgggcagcttacacatctggaaagacaccatcaatgctgaaaggtatatccaggttctagagcagcatatgctcccatccagatgacgtctctttcagggaagaccttgcattttccaacatgacaatgccaaaccacatactgcatcaattacagcaccatggctgtgtagaagaagggtccgggtactgaactggccagcctgcagtccagatctttcacccatagaaaacatttggcgcatcataaaacggaagatacgacaaaaaagacctaagacagttgagcaactagaatcctacattagacaagaatgggttaacattcctatccctaaacttgagcaacttgtctcctcagtccccagacgtttacagactgttgtaaagagaaaaggggatgtctcacagtgggaaacatggccttgtcccaacttttttgagatgtgttatgaaatttaaaatcacctaatttttctctttaaatgatgcattttctcagtttaaacatttgatatgtcatctatgttctattctgaataaagtatggaattttgaaacttccacatcattgcattccgtttttatttacaatttgtactttgtcccaactttttttgaatcggggttgtatttgtgtAATACTTTTAACGATAGACATTGCCACAAGGcagatttaaataaaaatatagattttaaacacagaaaaaattaattaatatagTATCCACTGTAAATTTAACACAAACATTCACTTGTCTACAGGAGTCAGGACTCAAACGCCTGAGGTTTTTCATGTCCTGTATTCTATATTTCTGCTGCACTGTTGCACCAAGTTTACCTCTGAGGATTGAGCTGATTGATGGATTGGCCTCTtttcctctttctctctgtgtgtagaTGACTGAGCAGAGGAAAAACAAGCAGAGGATGGGCTTCCTGGGTCCAACGCAAGTCAACCATCACGTGCCCCCTGCACACTGAGAACAGGACCGACAAGAGACGCGCGATCCCCCTCCCCTCATCATCGACTGGTTTTCTGTTGAACTTCTTAGAAGCTCTGACCTTGAGCTTCTAGAGAAATGTCTGGGAACTGTCTCACTCAAACCTTTGACACGGCAAATCCGTGATGTTTCCAGGGTCTCCTCCTGTCTAGGGCAGATACCTAATGGAAATGCTGCCTGTGGACTTTTAACTATAAAGTATTACTGGTGTTTTAAATGTCATTTCGTTTTATTGGTGTTACTTTTGGCATTAACTGGAGAGCAGTGTAAGTCAAGGTGAACTTCAGGATGTACCTCACTCACTGGGGTTACTGCTGCTTGGGAAGTGCCTTAGAGCTTTTTCTCATAGAAGAACTGCTGGCTTAAAGTGTCCTTTTATCCTGTAGAGAATACAGAACTGGAAACAAAACGTTCATCTCATTTAACAAAGTCGGTATCTGGTTTCATTTGGAGAAACTTGTTAAATTGTTGGTTATCTTTGTACATTTATATTGAAAATGTATGTTGTGCCTACTAAGCAAATCACTGCACCAGGGTTACCTTTTTAAATGTTGTGTGATTAGTGACTggtgaatgtatgtatgtatgaaccATGTCCAAATGCTAGATTGGTACATTTTGCTGTTAGCAGGAACACGGTCAAAAGATTCTGCTGAGTAACTTGTGTCGAATATTGATTTAAAGCATTCCCTATTTTAACATTTGAATGTGCTGTCACCAAGACAATTTAACTCACTCTTAAGCCACCTTATCACGTTTTGTGTGTAGATTTGCACAAGTGACTTACACGAGGATTGAAGGGATGTAATTGAGATGAAATGCCTTTTATGTTCAATATGTGATCATAATACTGTAATAAATAATATATGTAGATATGAATGTGCAGGACCATCATTTAACTCATTATAttggtgctctgtgtgtgtgtgtgtgtgtgtgtgtgtgtatgtatgtatatatatatatatatatatatatatatatatatatatatatataacacacacagagcactaaAGTCACCTAGAAAGTCCGTTGCACTTCACCATGTGACATTTTCCCCCCTCTGAGTATTTATAGTCCAGAGTTCTGCCTGGCTTCAAGCAGTGGTAAATGATTACCATCCATGAATAACATGACACCAGTTAACCACTCTGTCTTTTTGGATTATGAAATTGTGAACTTTACAGACTTTTCACTTCCATGTTACAAGGAGAAATCAGATAATTGGAATCAACTTTTTGGTggcccaaaagaaaaaaaaaaagattaaagtgGAACTATTTTTTAAATCACACCACCTTGGTTGGATAAATGTGTTCAAATCCCACGTCACTGAGGCTTCAATGTATGGTACGTGTTGTATGCGTGGGTAGAGATCTGGCCCTGTTCCAGAAATGGCAGATTGGTAGCCTACGTGAGAAACGGGGTTGCCAAATTTAGCCTCTGACTGAGCTAGTAGCACAAACAGCCATCAATAAGCAGGGAAAGTTCTAGAAAGCTCTGTCTAGTAAGAGAGCAGAACAAGCTAGTGCTGCTCTTAACGAAATGAAGTAAAGTGAGGGTCAGTCAAATCATATTTTCTACAGGTTTCATGAAATATATGCTTGTAAAACGCAAGTGGATGACAAATGAGAGAGGGGAAATAAAATACGGTTTTGTTATGCCGTGGTATTTTCCTGGCATGGTTTGGCTCCACTTGTCTTCTTAGATGGAAAGCTTACTGCAAAATCAAAACCAAGTTATTCTGATTGATCACCTCTATcttatgatgaaacatttctatcctaaTGGGAGTGGTCTTTTCCAGGATGACTCCACCCCCATCCACGGGGCACAAGGGTTTGcagaatcatccatccatccattatctgtagccgcttatcctgtacaggatcgcaggcaagctggagcctatcccagctgactatgggcgagaggcggggtacaccctggacaagtcgccagatcatcacagggctgacacatagaaacaaccaaccattcacactcacattcacacctacggtcaatttagagccaccaattctcctaacctgcatgtctttggactgtgggggaaaccggagcacccggaggaaacccacgcagacacggagagaacatgcaaactccacacagaaaggccctcgtcagccactgggcttgaacccaggaccttcttgctgtgaggcgacagtgctaaccactacaccaccgtgccactcttgCAGAATCATTAGATGAGTAAAAATGATGGAAATCACATGCTATGGCCATCACACCTACCAGATATCACACTTCTGGGAGATTTTGGATAGCGCTGGTGTTCTGGTAGCTCATGGTAGCCCAGTACACTAATAAACACTTTTTATATTGGTTTTTCCCTGAATCTGCAATTAGCTCAAAGACTGCCTCATGTATGTTTATACAGGGCACAGAATGTTTCTGTATTAATACATTGATATATTGGCAAAATAATATTgacacaaagtcaatatttgaccAAGTGTTTCAATTATACAGACAATAAAACCTGAAGCCTGAAACACATCAAGATATTAGGTTCTGTCTGACTATTTTATGGTTACTGAGTTGTAAAAGTTTGATTATATGTTATTAAAACGTATAAATAGACGCATTTTCAATCTAGTAATCTGTATTGTGTAGAATTCTGCACATATATTCAGGGTCCTATAAATaccatatttttaaaataaatgtatattgccagggtggcacagtggtgtactggttagcaccgtcgcctcacagcaagaaggtccaggttcgagccccgtggctgacgagggcctttctgtgtggagtttgcatgttctccccgtgtccacgtgggtttcctccgggtgctccggtttcccccacagtccaaagacatgcaggttaggttaactggtgactctaaattgaccgtaggtgtgaatgtgagtgtgaatggttgtctgtgtctatgtgtcagccctgtgatgacctggcgacttgtccagggtgtaccccgcctttcgcccgtagtcagctgggataggctccagcttgcctgcgaccctgtagaaggataaagcagctacagataatggatggatggatggatgtatattgcCAAAGAAATTTTAATTAGAACCTAAGAATCTTGTTCTAATGTGAGATtttactgtcacacttgcttaagTGTTGATGTGTTTAAATAACAGATACATGTAAAGGCAAAAGTAAATGATGCCTAGTATGGCCAGAATACTAGATATTAAACTAATAGATTAAAAAAAGTTATGTGAATATGTACAAATACTCAACCATAATTGACGTGATAGAAAAGTCGTAAGGAAATTTTTCATTGTCATATAACAATGAGGAAACaacatttcatttaaaaaaaagatatcttTCAAAACATTATTGCCACAGTgataaataaacaatataaacaggcgTTAATCTAAAATCTGCCTTCCTGCATGTGATGAGTGCATGTGACGTGAGGTGTCACACGAGAAGGGCATAGAACAGATGAGGGAGTCACATGAGCGGTGGTGTAGGAACAACCCTTAGTCTCTCTTCCCTAAAAACATtatgaaggagaaaaaaaacatgagccactcctttttttcccttgacTGGACTCGGTATTGCACAGAAGACTAAACTGCTAAGAGGCATACTGGAGAATCCACTACAGCTTTATCAGGCTCTGTTTCATCCCAGATTTAACGGCTTTTGTTTTAATATTATAGCCGAGTATGCACAGTTGTCACAGCATGTACTGGCTTTATGGCTCTGATGCTGTACAGTGAGGGCAATTGTGCAAATGAAGGGGTCTATTATGTCCTAGTCATTATATTGCCTCGAAATGTTATTAGACCTTAGGGCATAACTGAGATCTATACATATTGCTCTAATTTTGTCCTATGAACACTTGGAGAAATAGAGATGGCTATTATTAAGGGATGATGAGTCACAGGCATGAATTGGGagctttttgtttttattaacaAACATGtagcacagggcggcacggtggtgtagtggttagcgctgtcgcctcacagcaagaaggtccgggttcgagccccgtggccgacgagggcctttctgtgaggagtttgcatgttctccccatgtccgtgtgggtttcctccgggtgctccggtttcccccacagtccaaagacatgcaggttaggttaactggtgactctaaattgaccgtaggtgtgaatgtgagtgtgaatggttgtctgtgtctatgtgtcagccctgtgatgacctggcgacttgtccagggtgtaccccgcctttcgcccgtagtcagctgggatagactccggcttgcctgcgaccctgtagaacaggataaagcggctacagataatgagatgagatgagacgtagcACATGTTCTAAATACTCATCTCTCAACCTATGTTCAAAGTGTCAAACTTCAAAAATCTGGACATTGTCTGCAGAAACACTGTGGTCTGTGGTACACACCCTGTATAACTGCTGTACTGCTACAGATCAGTGAATACACAATCCTCTTGAGAAGTTTGTTACAAGACAGGATGTTTAAACTTGTCAATCCTGTGCTTGTTATATACGCAAGAAGAACATTAGTGTAAAACCAGTTATAATGATCAGGCAGTGATCTGTTGTGTGTCTGAGTACCCCCTCCGACCCCCATCTCTCTGCTGTTCACAGTAGCGCTGCTGTTTATTCACTGTGTAAGCACAGACTTCAGACCACAAGCCTGTCATTTAACTGGACATGATTTACATCTGCCCATCTGTGTGCAGGACTATTTCTGTTAGTGATCATCTTATATGTATTATTGCCAAtaagcaagtctaagcaatgattATAACTAAAGCTAACTAAGGACCGTTTGGTTTTGACTGTTACACAATGAAAGATGCGAGCACAGAAAAACACAAAGAAGTATGCAAATATCAATAAAGCAATGTTATATTCGTCAAAACGTAACATATAAAACAATATAAAGGGTCGCTGCTTTTGATTAAACACAATTTATACGCTTTAGGTTATACACTGCAATATCATTACATAATCAACCAAGATACAGTATTAGTATTGCAATATTTAACATAGTTTAAGCCAGGGGATCTCAAACTTCTTGTACCCTGTCTCATTTGTTGTGTTATAATTATTAATCATGTTGTAATATACTTAAACCAGACGGTTTATTAAAACTGTGGTTCGATTCAAGCTGACATTATCTTTGGATTCATTttagaatattaaaaaaagacacaCATTAGTGTGTTTCAAGTACCCATTTAATTCAGTTGACCTTTTACTTAAGCCAATAAATATGGTTATATTACCAATAACAATAGTAGCTAACTATAACAAATTGATAGTGATCTCTACCATGATCACACACTTACATAAAATGGAGGATACATCATAGACCCCTTTTTGAGCACCACTGCAGATTAAAAATGAAGAATTCGGATATAAAACGCTTaccaatccttttttttttttgtgattgttgttgtTGAGAGGTAACAGTGGGGATTTGTCATATAACTACTATCTATTAAGGTCATCAGTCTGATATGCAAATCCTATGCAAACAGAGTGAAAATGTAGCTCTCCCAGAATGACAGCTATCCTACTGGATCacacatacagtctgttagataaGAATATCCTTCTTGGCACTGGCAAAAGCAAGTATACCTTTATATAAGTGGAAATGTCCAGACGCCAATACAGAAAAATACAGGAGTCCTAAAAAAGGACAGGAAACTGCCATTTGCCACCATGGTACCGTATGCTACTACCACGCCATGCAAAATGTATCTTCAGCTGTACACTCACACAAATAGACATGCTGTGGGAAATTCTGGACTTTCCctcaacacacaacacactcaactGCTCCACATTTTGCTCGCAGGAGAACTTTTCATCCCTTCTCCCAGTGCCATGCCTCTGTCTCTACCCTGTTCTTAAACTTTCTGCCATTGCTGAGTGGAGGGTGAACTCATCTGTAAGCCCACGAAGAACACCTGATAGCGGTGCTTCCACATGATGAAAGCTCCTAGCAAGCAGACGATGGCCTGAGCCAGGTTCAACACCATCTGTAGCAGGTAGTACAGCATGAGAGTGCTTGTGACGGCAGTGCAGTCTGTCACCTCAGCATAGGTGAAGGTGCGTGCGATGGGGTCCTCTGGCTCCAGTCTGCAGACACAGTTCTGGCCATTCATACTGCATCTGAAGCCATTGGTCAAAGAGTAGTGGTGGCCCTGGAAGGCGATGACTACAATGGAGATGACAAGCCCCACTGAACACAGGAGGAAATACACGAGCTGCAAGTATACAAAGGGAGAACAAGATCAAACTTGGTTAGTGAAATGTCTTGACTTGGTGATGGTATAAATTTTCGTGTACAcgtcttcttctttagtgttctgcctgatggcaggtccactctgacagcttcagccatcaaagtttc
The genomic region above belongs to Neoarius graeffei isolate fNeoGra1 chromosome 6, fNeoGra1.pri, whole genome shotgun sequence and contains:
- the sspn gene encoding sarcospan codes for the protein MGSAKSPAGSGGGHNKAKPNRGGPDGEGSHTCCGCRFPLLIALLQLLLGIAITVVAFLMTTISPSLLARETPHWAGIILCIVSILGFVLYFITYLPDEKTSAQFITKLVYFLLCSVGLVISIVVIAFQGHHYSLTNGFRCSMNGQNCVCRLEPEDPIARTFTYAEVTDCTAVTSTLMLYYLLQMVLNLAQAIVCLLGAFIMWKHRYQVFFVGLQMSSPSTQQWQKV